From the Juglans microcarpa x Juglans regia isolate MS1-56 chromosome 7D, Jm3101_v1.0, whole genome shotgun sequence genome, the window ctgaaaatgagaaatatattTGGGTAGATTGAGTCCCGTTTGGCTACAGAaactgttttatctcatctcatatgatttattctcattattatattttttttaaattttcacacaagatataataaataattcaactttttaaaatctcaaaacaataatattttattattcttaataacattttctcatctcttctcatttACCAAGCGTACTAATAgtcattgaaaataaattaaaaaaagaagaagaagtattattagatgagtaatgttagatataattttaagacgTGTAAGTTATCAAATTTCGCATATTTTCATTGAAAAATCCAGAAGAAATTTgagattcacaaaatttttttttatgatattttttctttttaaagaaaacgtaCGAAACTTATACATTTTAATACTGTAATTACCACTgctggaaaaatattattggattTGGTAGAggagaatatttaaaaagatttgATACGATTGATAATAATTCTCTAGTTtggaaagaatataaaatagcatcactctcccatcaaataaagCATTAACAAACTTATCGTGAATGTCACATCTGGTAACAAGAATATTATATGCAGCATATGCCCCCAAATTGATTAAGAGGCTAAAATCAATAGGATTTTTGGTGTTAGTGCTGATGATGAGAAAGAggctttaaattattttttaaattttaattatggctattttttaatattaaaaataataaaataattataatcattttattaaattgtcataatattttaaaatattgctGCGAACAAAACTATGTATAAAGTTAATATAAGAACGTTGGGCAAGTGACACTGCAATGGACAAATTGCccaatttcaaattaataaatgcATTTGAGTAATGTTGGTGATAAGTTTCCAATGCACAGATCTTGCagaaactttttgtaaaaaagtaaaattttcattttttttttataatgagatccatttttttttataaaaaaatgtgtgaaaaatttatatattttgaatttatatatatcattattcaatatATGAAAACATGAAAAGTAAAAAGTCAGAGCTAAAAAGTTCACCTAATGCTAATGTatacaaaaagataaataatttgtataagtctcaaatatataaatctcgtacaagattttaaaaaaaaataattatactttgaaaaattgtaaaaaaatattatttttttagtggaattcactttttttttttataaaggaacTATACAAGACTTGTATATTTAGAGTTTGTATCTATTATtattctgtaaaaataaatagaaaaatttagtaataaattttaaaaaataaattttagattgatatttaaaaaaatcgataaataaaattaagaaattgattgaatatgatttttttttgtagtttttattttgatttttgttacgtttatttttattttttcactgtttaattaaatatatgcaaataattaaatgagattgaaatacatatttttagattaaaagaTGCATAGTTTGAAGTTAAAACTCTGCTTCCTTTTAGAAtttcttcatttaaattatataaattgattatatcagtttatataatttaaataatattttaatagctAAAGTGAAGTTTAAATTGTATCTTTAGTATGATTATAAGaagtaatttttatatttaaataaataattttttaaaaagtatgaaaaattattttaagttaaattatcttagtagtttaatataaaatggatttatgcaaaaataaaatatatttataattgtaaattgtataATCGTcacgtaatatttaaaaaaaataaataaaatatgaaatttatatgaaaaaaataatttttaataataaaatatattattttttaaaataatcacgcgtcatattttacaattataggTAGAATTAATCCGGCTGCAGAGCGGCTCAATCACAAATTGGGCCTCGATTTCTCTCATACGACCCGCCCAAGTAACTCCCGGACAGCGACATAACGCCACTGAGCTAAACCCTAGTCTTTTCAAGTTGTCTTGTTTGCCccctccactttttcttctacttttatAAAACCAACCAGGACACTCACTTTCCATTATCAACCTTCTCCAATATCTTCTCAGCCTCCATTTGAATATtatctaatctctctctctatctctagcTCCGTTTTTGTATGTTGCAGTTTCTCCGAACTTGTTGAAGAAAGAGTGACTCTCAGCGATCATGGGCTATTGCATCAACTGCGATACTCTGTCTTCCAAGGTCGTTCTTTCGCGACcgtcttccattttctctcgCTCCAAACGCTTGTTTTCGAAACCAAACGGTGACAGGGTCCTTTTCTGCTCCAACGAGCTTCGCAATAAGAGAAACTTAGCCCCTTTAAGCCTCCGACCATGGCCGGTTCAGCTCGCTCGGCATGAGGCGGACTATCGGACCCGAGTCAGATCGGCTCAAAGCAAACAATCGGCCGTCTCCATCGCCGATTCGATACCCAAGTTGGGGAAAAGGACCGACTTGAAGAAGATTATGATAATCGGGGCCGGGCCCATCGTGATCGGGCAGGCATGCGAGTTCGATTACTCGGGCACTCAAGCTTGCAAGGCGCTCCGCGAGGAGGGCTACGAGGTCATTCTGATTAATTCTAACCCGGCCACGATCATGACGGACCCGGATTTGGCTGATAGGACCTACATTGCGCCGATGACTCCAGAATTAATCGAGCAGGTGCTCGAGAAGGAGCGCCCCGACGCTCTGTTGCCCACCATGGGCGGCCAGACAGCGCTGAACCTCGCGGTGGCGTTGGCCGAGAGTGGTGCACTCGAGAAATACGGCGTCGAATTGATCGGAGCCAAGCTCGAGGCCATCAAGAAAGCAGAGGATAGAGACTTGTTTAAGCAGGCCATGAAAAACATTGGGATTAAAACGCCGCCGTCGGGGATTGCTACCACGTTAAGTGAGTGCATCGAAATTGCGAAAGATATTGGGGAGTTTCCATTGATTATCAGGCCCGCCTTCACTTTAGGAGGTACCGGAGGCGGTATTGCTTATAATAAGGAGGAGTTTGAGACCATATGTAAATCTGGGCTTGCAGCGAGCCTGACTTCGCAGATTTTGGTGGAAAAATCTCTGCTGGGATGGAAGGAGTATGAACTCGAGGTCATGAGAGACTTGGCCGACAACGTGGTCATTATATGTTCCATTGAGAATATCGACCCGATGGGAGTTCATACTGGGGATTCGATTACTGTGGCGCCAGCCCAGACATTGACCGATAAGGAGTACCAGCGGCTTCGGGATTACTCCATAGCTATAATTCGGGAAATTGGGGTTGAGTGTGGTGGTTCCAATGTGCAGTTTGCCGTTAATCCTCAAGATGGTGAGGTGATGGTGATTGAGATGAACCCGAGGGTGTCGCGGTCCTCGGCTCTGGCATCGAAGGCTACAGGGTTTCCGATAGCTAAGATGGCCGCCAAGTTATCTGTTGGTTATTCGTTGGATCAGATTCCAAATGACATCACGAAGAAGACCCCTGCTAGTTTCGAGCCTTCAATAGATTATGTGGTGACTAAGGCAAGTGtttctttttaactttagtAGCATTATTGTTGTTATTCAGAATCAAGACTATCTTGTCTCTTAAAGTATAAATTAAGTAATTCTGTACTATATAGCGGgtttaagtttgaaaatgatATAAGTGAATTTTAGTGTATGCGATCCCACGTTACTTATTCTCCGTTTCACACTTGGTCTCctattttaaatctttactcTACTTTCTTTGACATTTATCGTTGGAGCTTTAATATCATACGCGAGCTGTTTTCATCTTACGTTGATATGACATTTATATAAGAGTTTGGAGAGGACTAAAGTGCAGCTTGGCAACCATTACCCAAATGATTAATAAGTTCCTTTTTCGGCCCCTCTACCAACTCTGGGTGCCATCAATTGTTGCAATAACTAGAGTTGTCTCGAGTACTAGAGCATTTTGTATACAGTTATATCACAAAAAAGAACGATTTCGTAGCATTTGGCTTGCCTTTTCTTTAAGTAAATGATCAATCTTGGCAGAAGTGGCcttattttcttatttgattGCCATCATGCATTTTTCAGAGATAGTATTATACATGCATGTTAATggcttgaagagagagagagagatccccCCACTCCCTGGGGCGcttggaagaaaataaattttatactaATAATGTTTAAGATTGATGCTATGTTCAAAATTGAGCTATGATTATCCATAAGCTCTTGCTAACTTCcactaatattttttgttagctTCTACGCATGCAGGAAGGAATAGAATCTTTCTTGTTCCCCCCTCCTCATGCTACTTATCAATTTGCTTTTCATCAACTTTGACATGCAGATCCCCCGGTTTGCATTCGAGAAATTCCCTGGTTCTCAGCCAATACTCACAACTCAAATGAAATCTGTTGGTGAGTCCATGGCAGTAGGCCGCACGTTCCAGGAATCCTTCCAGAAAGCAGTTCGATCACTGGAATGTGGCTACTCAGGATGGGGTTGTGCACAGTTTAAAGAACTTGAGAGGGAATGGGAAGAGTTGAAGTATAGCCTTCGGGTCCCTAATCCAGATCGACTCCATGCCATATATGCTGCAATGAAGAAGGGGATGAAGGTAGATGATATTCATGAGCTGAGTTTCATTGACAAATGGTTCCTCACACAGCTTAAAGAGCTGGTAGATGTGGAACAGTTCCTCCTTGCTCGTAGTTTGTCTGATTTGACCAAGAACGACTTCTATGAAGTGAAGAGAAGAGGTTTCAGTGATAAGCAGATTGCCTTTGCAACTAAGTCCACTGAGAAAGAAGTCCGATCAAAGCGTCTGTCTTTAGGAGTGACTCCAGCATATAAGCGAGTAGATACTTGTGCAGCAGAGTTTGAGGCAAATACTCCTTATATGTACTCTTCCTATGATTTTGAGTGTGAATCAGATCCCACCCAAAGAAGGAAGGTTTTGATTTTAGGCGGTGGACCAAATCGGATTGGTCAGGGGATTGAATTTGACTATTGCTGTTGCCATACATCCTTTGCCCTTCAGGTTTGTCCTGCTGACTATCTTTTTTTCCTCCATCTCCTCTTTTTATAATGTGTTTTCTCTCGTTAAGAGAACCAGGCTAATCTATCATGTGGACAGTTTATTGGCATGAGAAGGCAACAAGGTACTAGCCGAATCATATTGCCAtatgagaaaatctatttataagcctTATTTTTTACACACCCAACACGCTGCTAATGTGGAAGCTTTCCACATCAACTATGCTAATTTTTTCTTGATCAGTAAaggatagatattatatatatgaatgaaatagacatagttcttgtacacaggaagtatacataagaACTCCTAACTACATTCTAaaagcgataaattaaagacaataaTTCTTGAACATTA encodes:
- the LOC121238331 gene encoding carbamoyl-phosphate synthase large chain, chloroplastic; translated protein: MGYCINCDTLSSKVVLSRPSSIFSRSKRLFSKPNGDRVLFCSNELRNKRNLAPLSLRPWPVQLARHEADYRTRVRSAQSKQSAVSIADSIPKLGKRTDLKKIMIIGAGPIVIGQACEFDYSGTQACKALREEGYEVILINSNPATIMTDPDLADRTYIAPMTPELIEQVLEKERPDALLPTMGGQTALNLAVALAESGALEKYGVELIGAKLEAIKKAEDRDLFKQAMKNIGIKTPPSGIATTLSECIEIAKDIGEFPLIIRPAFTLGGTGGGIAYNKEEFETICKSGLAASLTSQILVEKSLLGWKEYELEVMRDLADNVVIICSIENIDPMGVHTGDSITVAPAQTLTDKEYQRLRDYSIAIIREIGVECGGSNVQFAVNPQDGEVMVIEMNPRVSRSSALASKATGFPIAKMAAKLSVGYSLDQIPNDITKKTPASFEPSIDYVVTKIPRFAFEKFPGSQPILTTQMKSVGESMAVGRTFQESFQKAVRSLECGYSGWGCAQFKELEREWEELKYSLRVPNPDRLHAIYAAMKKGMKVDDIHELSFIDKWFLTQLKELVDVEQFLLARSLSDLTKNDFYEVKRRGFSDKQIAFATKSTEKEVRSKRLSLGVTPAYKRVDTCAAEFEANTPYMYSSYDFECESDPTQRRKVLILGGGPNRIGQGIEFDYCCCHTSFALQKAGYETIMMNSNPETVSTDYDTSDRLYFEPLTIEDVINIIDLERPDGIIVQFGGQTPLKLALPIQQYLDEHKPKCASGAGLVRIWGTSPDSIDAAEDRERFNAILKELNIDQPKGGIAKSDSDAIAIAADIGYPVVVRPSYVLGGRAMEIVYSDEKLVRYLENAVEVDPERPVLIDRYLSDAIEIDVDALADSQGNVVIGGIMEHIEQAGVHSGDSACMIPTQTVPASCLDTIRSWTTKLAKRLNVCGLMNCQYAITVSRDVFLLEANPRASRTVPFVSKAIGHPLAKYASLVMSGKSLHELDFTKEVIPKYVSVKEAVLPFEKFQGCDVLLGPEMRSTGEVMGIDPDFAIAFAKAQIAAGHKLPLSGTVFLSLNDLTKPHLERIARAFLALDYSIVSTSGTAHVLELAKIPVERVLKLHEGRPHAGDMLANGQIQLMVITSSGDALDQIDGMKLRRMGLAYKVPVITTVPGALATAAAIKSLKSSTVKMIALQDLFDVEVKTEGSKDLQSASSL